A stretch of Pirellulales bacterium DNA encodes these proteins:
- a CDS encoding ATP-binding protein, with amino-acid sequence MRKHPDWTWTTDLKLPSVQGAGQLFLGELLRALQREQWSEHEIFGIHLAAEEALVNAIRHGNGSDRNKQVYISCKLNPRRLWLEIADEGAGFDAALVPDCTQRQNLSRPNGRGIMLMRNYMSRVEYRFEGRHRVIMEKERTILG; translated from the coding sequence ATGCGGAAACACCCGGACTGGACCTGGACAACTGACCTCAAGCTGCCCAGCGTGCAAGGGGCCGGTCAGTTGTTTTTGGGCGAACTACTCCGCGCTCTTCAGCGGGAGCAGTGGAGCGAACACGAAATCTTTGGAATTCACCTGGCCGCGGAGGAGGCGCTGGTCAACGCCATCCGTCACGGCAACGGTTCCGACAGAAACAAGCAAGTGTATATCAGTTGTAAACTGAATCCCCGGCGATTGTGGCTCGAAATCGCCGACGAAGGCGCCGGCTTTGATGCCGCCCTCGTGCCCGACTGCACCCAACGGCAGAACCTCTCTCGCCCCAATGGCCGGGGCATTATGTTGATGCGAAATTACATGTCGCGGGTAGAATACCGGTTTGAGGGGCGTCACCGGGTAATCATGGAAAAAGAACGGACGATCTTGGGTTGA